In Methanoregula sp., a single window of DNA contains:
- a CDS encoding sugar phosphate nucleotidyltransferase, giving the protein MKGVILAGGTGTRLYPLTKVTNKHLLPGGKEPMIFNPIRQLLSAGITDILVVTGKDHMGEIVRLLGRGSDFDCNFTFRVQKKAGGIADALALAKVFANGDRLVVILGDNILTHSIRKYVDAFKKQPAGAKVLLKRVGDPERFGVAALDERNKMIKQIEEKPETPKSDYAVIGVYMYDHHGFDVIQSIVPYERGELEITSVNNWYVEHAAMTYDIIEGEWTDAGTFESLMQANQMLFPINNTIKKGDE; this is encoded by the coding sequence ATGAAAGGGGTTATACTCGCAGGAGGTACCGGCACCAGGTTATATCCCCTCACTAAAGTAACGAACAAGCACCTGTTACCGGGGGGAAAAGAGCCGATGATCTTCAATCCCATCCGGCAATTGCTCTCTGCGGGAATTACCGATATCCTTGTTGTTACCGGAAAAGATCACATGGGGGAAATTGTCCGGCTGCTTGGGAGGGGTTCAGATTTTGACTGTAATTTTACTTTCAGGGTGCAGAAGAAAGCAGGGGGAATTGCTGATGCCCTTGCTCTCGCAAAAGTATTTGCAAATGGAGACAGACTGGTCGTCATTCTTGGAGATAATATCCTCACGCATAGCATCCGGAAATATGTGGATGCTTTCAAGAAACAACCTGCCGGTGCGAAAGTTCTGCTGAAGCGCGTTGGAGATCCGGAACGATTCGGTGTTGCAGCGCTGGATGAACGGAACAAAATGATCAAGCAGATCGAAGAAAAACCGGAGACCCCAAAAAGCGATTATGCGGTAATCGGTGTCTATATGTATGATCATCATGGGTTTGATGTAATCCAGAGTATCGTCCCCTATGAACGTGGTGAACTTGAGATCACATCTGTCAACAACTGGTACGTGGAACATGCTGCAATGACTTACGATATCATTGAGGGTGAATGGACGGATGCCGGAACCTTTGAGTCGCTGATGCAGGCAAACCAGATGCTCTTTCCCATCAATAACACCATCAAGAAAGGCGATGAATAA
- the rfbB gene encoding dTDP-glucose 4,6-dehydratase, translating into MKYFLTGGAGFIGSNFIRYLLTHYQDIKILNFDNLTYAGNLNNLSDIENDPRYSFVKGDICKIKKIETVFDQFQPDYVVNFAAETHVDRSILHPNIFVKSNVLGVQNLLQVSLQQGIKKYLQISTDEVYGSLGKTGMFKETTPLDPRSPYSASKASADLLTQAYFHTFNLQINITRCSNNYGSSQFPEKLIPLTILNCLSGKTIPVYGDGLNVRDWIHVEDHCSAIDLVLHKGVAGEIYNVGAYNERSNIEIVKLIIQHLADLRPDLEVSEALISYVEDRKGHDRRYALDSTKIQKELHWKPSIPFEQGLKNTIRWYLDNPEWLDSIIKKDYLAYYQKVYGNKSPE; encoded by the coding sequence ATGAAATATTTTTTAACCGGTGGTGCCGGCTTCATCGGTAGCAACTTCATCCGGTATCTGTTAACACATTATCAAGACATTAAGATTCTCAATTTTGATAACCTGACCTATGCAGGAAATCTCAATAATCTATCCGATATCGAAAATGATCCCCGATACTCTTTTGTCAAAGGAGATATTTGTAAAATAAAAAAAATAGAAACTGTGTTCGACCAGTTCCAGCCAGATTATGTAGTCAATTTTGCCGCAGAAACGCATGTTGACAGAAGTATACTTCATCCAAATATTTTTGTAAAGTCAAATGTTTTGGGTGTCCAGAACTTATTACAGGTTTCATTACAGCAGGGAATAAAAAAATACCTCCAGATATCCACGGATGAAGTATATGGATCGCTTGGAAAAACGGGCATGTTCAAAGAAACCACACCGCTTGATCCCCGCAGCCCGTACTCCGCGAGTAAAGCCAGCGCCGATTTGCTGACGCAGGCATATTTCCACACATTCAATCTGCAGATCAATATCACCCGGTGTTCGAACAATTATGGTTCGTCTCAGTTTCCGGAGAAATTAATTCCCCTTACGATTCTCAACTGCCTGAGCGGGAAAACAATTCCGGTATATGGGGATGGACTCAATGTCCGGGACTGGATCCATGTAGAGGATCATTGTTCTGCAATTGATCTGGTACTTCACAAAGGAGTTGCTGGTGAAATCTACAATGTCGGTGCGTATAACGAGCGATCAAATATTGAGATTGTGAAATTGATCATTCAGCATCTTGCAGATTTGCGCCCGGATTTAGAGGTTTCAGAAGCACTGATTTCCTATGTTGAAGACCGTAAAGGACATGACCGTCGGTATGCGCTTGATTCGACAAAGATCCAAAAAGAACTGCATTGGAAACCATCAATTCCCTTTGAACAAGGATTGAAAAATACTATCCGCTGGTATCTCGATAATCCTGAATGGCTTGATTCAATAATTAAAAAAGACTACCTCGCATATTACCAGAAGGTTTATGGCAACAAATCTCCGGAGTGA
- a CDS encoding glycosyltransferase family 2 protein, translating into MENFNSSGIITTHSNEYPDLDEKGSGKNVIAVIPAYNEEIAIGSVVIRTRQFVNTVIVIDDGSRDMTSIIAGHAEAEVIRLSKNHGKAYAVMRGFDRARQLNADIVVMLDADGQHHPEEIPSIIAPIIKDEADFVIGSRFLIEENSIPFYRKIGQKTLDTFTKFASSYKATDSQSGFRALNAKALNSFTIESSGYDIESVMISYLSDRGFRIVEVPISVNYEVPHKHKTNFFSHGLAVLSNLVGIIGYRRPLVTFGIPGFILLVIGLYFAFWAFTEFAVNKAVYLSYTAIGAVALVSGLLLINMALILNSVVQLMIQHSTKK; encoded by the coding sequence ATTGAAAATTTTAATAGTAGTGGGATTATTACGACTCATTCAAACGAATATCCCGATTTAGATGAAAAAGGATCCGGGAAAAATGTCATTGCGGTCATCCCCGCATATAACGAAGAAATAGCGATTGGGAGTGTGGTAATCCGGACCCGGCAGTTTGTCAATACAGTCATTGTTATTGATGACGGTTCTCGGGATATGACCAGTATTATTGCAGGCCATGCAGAGGCAGAAGTCATTCGTCTTTCGAAAAACCATGGAAAGGCATATGCGGTAATGCGAGGGTTTGACCGGGCGCGCCAGCTGAATGCAGATATTGTTGTTATGCTCGATGCAGACGGGCAACATCACCCGGAAGAGATCCCGAGTATAATAGCGCCGATTATTAAAGATGAAGCAGACTTTGTCATAGGATCACGATTTCTCATAGAAGAGAACAGTATCCCTTTTTATCGCAAGATCGGTCAGAAAACACTTGATACATTTACAAAATTTGCATCATCATATAAAGCCACTGACTCGCAGTCAGGGTTCCGCGCTTTGAATGCAAAAGCTCTGAACAGTTTTACGATAGAATCATCAGGATATGATATCGAATCAGTGATGATCTCGTATTTATCGGACCGTGGTTTCAGAATAGTTGAAGTCCCGATAAGTGTGAATTATGAAGTTCCGCATAAACATAAAACAAATTTTTTCAGTCATGGTTTAGCGGTTCTCAGCAACCTTGTCGGGATTATTGGATACAGGAGACCCTTAGTGACCTTTGGGATTCCCGGATTTATCCTGCTCGTGATCGGCCTTTACTTTGCCTTTTGGGCATTTACAGAATTTGCAGTGAATAAAGCAGTCTATTTATCATATACGGCAATTGGTGCAGTTGCTCTTGTTTCCGGGTTGTTGTTGATCAATATGGCACTTATTCTCAACTCGGTAGTGCAGCTCATGATACAGCATTCTACAAAAAAGTAA
- a CDS encoding class I SAM-dependent methyltransferase, protein MNFFNIKTILSNPHLYSATMRLLGSDQITRMFVETYVQPKSGDHVLDIGCGPADILNFLPDVKFCGFDIDAGYIDAARKNFGNRGTFVCKPVSKNALDENSRFDLILAKGVLHHLNDIEATDMFELAQTHLNKGGRMITFDGCYVPGQSYFAKKFLAMDRGKYVRTKEAYMKFAYHSFSNVIPTIRHDLLRIPYTILIMECTQ, encoded by the coding sequence ATGAACTTTTTCAATATCAAGACTATCCTATCAAATCCGCATTTATACAGCGCAACAATGAGATTACTGGGTAGTGACCAGATAACCCGGATGTTTGTTGAAACCTATGTCCAACCCAAATCCGGTGATCATGTATTGGATATCGGCTGTGGCCCTGCCGACATCCTTAATTTTCTTCCGGATGTCAAATTTTGTGGGTTTGATATTGACGCGGGATACATCGATGCAGCGCGAAAAAATTTTGGAAACCGGGGCACATTTGTATGTAAACCGGTAAGCAAAAATGCTCTTGACGAGAATTCCCGGTTTGATCTGATTCTGGCAAAAGGTGTGTTACATCACCTCAATGATATTGAAGCAACAGATATGTTTGAACTCGCCCAAACACATCTGAACAAAGGTGGACGGATGATCACGTTCGACGGGTGTTATGTTCCCGGTCAAAGCTATTTTGCAAAAAAATTCCTTGCCATGGACCGTGGCAAATATGTCCGGACAAAAGAGGCTTATATGAAATTTGCCTATCATTCTTTCTCGAATGTCATCCCAACCATCCGTCATGATCTATTAAGAATCCCCTACACGATTCTCATCATGGAATGTACACAATGA
- a CDS encoding glycosyltransferase family 2 protein: protein MKKYSIVIPIYNSESTLNILCNQIIHVFEDISPDYEIILIDDCSRDNSWKILKELHAKNSKIKIIHLQKNFGQHNAVLCGLNHAIGDYIITMDDDLQHPPDEIPKLVSKIQKGFSVVYGKYNIKYHSRLENFFSNRFQIFIHYILDIPNTIFISSFAIFSSDVVKNMTQIKSSYIFLPALVRNSVPANKIANIEVNHNSRKMGKSNYDIRKYLSLSLNLLINYSVLPLLFVGFFGVIVSFFSFCYGIYILSRYLIDPTNSLMGWNSIMVTLTFLGGMILLSIAIIGEYLRRILTEVSYGQQYVIGEMEL from the coding sequence ATGAAAAAATATTCGATTGTTATTCCTATCTATAACAGTGAATCAACACTGAATATTTTATGCAATCAGATAATTCACGTTTTTGAAGATATTTCTCCGGATTATGAAATTATTTTAATCGATGATTGTAGTAGAGATAATAGCTGGAAGATTTTAAAAGAACTACATGCAAAAAATTCAAAAATAAAAATCATCCATCTCCAGAAAAATTTTGGTCAGCATAACGCAGTACTCTGTGGACTAAATCATGCAATTGGAGATTATATCATAACAATGGATGATGACCTTCAGCATCCTCCTGATGAGATCCCCAAACTTGTTTCCAAAATCCAAAAGGGTTTCTCTGTTGTTTATGGCAAATATAATATTAAATATCATAGTCGACTTGAAAATTTTTTCAGCAATCGATTCCAGATATTTATTCACTACATCCTGGATATTCCCAACACGATATTTATTTCCAGTTTTGCAATATTCTCATCAGATGTCGTAAAAAATATGACCCAAATTAAATCATCTTATATTTTTTTACCGGCACTTGTGCGAAATAGTGTTCCTGCGAATAAAATTGCAAACATTGAAGTAAACCATAATTCCCGAAAGATGGGAAAATCAAACTATGATATCAGAAAATATCTTTCATTATCTCTTAATCTTTTAATTAATTATTCCGTTTTACCCTTACTATTTGTTGGTTTTTTTGGAGTTATCGTAAGTTTTTTTAGTTTTTGTTATGGGATTTATATTTTAAGTCGTTATCTGATTGATCCCACAAACAGTCTTATGGGCTGGAATTCCATCATGGTCACCCTCACATTTCTTGGGGGTATGATCTTATTATCAATCGCGATTATTGGAGAATACCTCCGCCGGATTCTGACAGAAGTTTCCTACGGTCAGCAATACGTGATTGGAGAAATGGAACTCTGA
- a CDS encoding class I SAM-dependent methyltransferase encodes MQYSCQNCGKTYPDKQGIIQFASDTLHEEPYFPDNVFKILYQSEDKNFWFRVRNKIIGDAITRYLSPQSRILEVGCGNGYVSRYLKKIGYSIECADLFFDALRFCKERDAGDLYYQYNLSDRLFIEEFDGICAFDVLEHIEDDETILKNVHDALIPGGTLFITVPADKRLWSAMDIYAEHKRRYSLQELRAKVEGNGFTVIKMSYFMTLLYPFILLSRKFSLRTGNINDEDMKKRIQKEAMSELQPNVIINSIFFLIFSLEVPLIRSVTLPFGSSLLCVAVKEM; translated from the coding sequence ATGCAGTATTCCTGCCAAAATTGTGGGAAAACCTATCCGGATAAACAGGGGATTATTCAATTTGCTAGTGATACGCTGCATGAAGAACCGTACTTTCCCGATAATGTTTTTAAAATTCTGTATCAGTCAGAAGATAAAAATTTCTGGTTCAGGGTCCGGAACAAAATAATCGGGGATGCAATTACCCGATATTTATCTCCACAATCACGTATCCTTGAAGTGGGATGCGGAAATGGATATGTGTCACGATATCTGAAAAAAATAGGATATAGTATTGAATGTGCAGATTTGTTTTTTGATGCGCTGCGATTCTGTAAAGAGAGGGATGCCGGAGATCTCTACTACCAATATAATCTCTCGGACCGGCTGTTTATTGAAGAATTCGATGGCATTTGTGCATTTGATGTCCTTGAGCATATCGAGGATGATGAAACCATCCTGAAAAATGTGCATGATGCCCTTATACCGGGTGGCACTCTCTTTATTACGGTTCCTGCTGACAAGCGTTTGTGGTCTGCGATGGACATCTATGCGGAACACAAGCGAAGATACTCACTGCAGGAATTACGAGCAAAAGTTGAAGGTAATGGATTTACGGTGATAAAAATGAGTTATTTTATGACACTTCTCTATCCGTTCATTCTTCTCTCACGAAAATTCTCATTACGAACAGGAAACATAAATGATGAGGATATGAAAAAACGGATTCAAAAAGAAGCCATGAGTGAATTGCAGCCCAATGTAATTATTAATTCCATTTTTTTTCTTATTTTCAGTTTGGAAGTGCCCCTTATCCGTTCAGTCACATTGCCATTTGGCAGCAGTCTGCTTTGTGTTGCCGTAAAGGAGATGTAA
- a CDS encoding GNAT family N-acetyltransferase codes for MNAIKILEITDLEIKSIEPLLSNSSFKPYRYIANGNEESIDQFWINRIAKAMTLNYTKSFIAEICNQPVGFISVSDLPWDSKTLNIPIASITEFVVDPNYREKYEIGHALMNKAVRWAKKSGYKFLLSRSYSDDITSTHILEKSGFFLVDTLLDYAIDFRKTPFNTVPSQKPSDGVSIRFARPEDEQELVMLAKDSFRDHFGRHRSDPNLSKEQAVKFYIEWMRSSLHGYADYYVLAEIEGRIAGLSIWKKATDEEKGIPVRISHYSIGAIHPDFYGRKLFTLLTYEGMKLFQGQTDIIEGPTICHNYPVQRGYIRLNWQIYDARHSFHKWLG; via the coding sequence ATGAACGCAATAAAAATCCTTGAAATTACAGATCTGGAAATAAAATCGATAGAGCCATTACTTTCAAATTCTTCTTTTAAACCATATCGTTACATTGCGAATGGAAATGAGGAATCCATCGATCAATTCTGGATTAATCGTATTGCCAAAGCGATGACTCTCAATTACACCAAATCTTTCATAGCAGAAATATGCAATCAACCTGTAGGTTTTATTTCCGTCAGCGATCTGCCTTGGGACTCGAAGACCCTTAATATCCCAATAGCATCTATCACTGAATTTGTGGTTGATCCCAATTATCGGGAAAAGTATGAAATTGGTCACGCACTTATGAACAAAGCTGTGAGGTGGGCAAAAAAAAGCGGGTATAAATTCCTCTTAAGCAGATCATATTCTGACGATATAACAAGTACCCATATCCTGGAAAAATCTGGATTTTTCCTTGTTGATACTCTCCTAGATTATGCTATAGATTTCCGTAAAACACCATTTAACACGGTTCCCTCACAAAAACCGTCGGATGGGGTTTCAATCCGATTTGCCAGACCCGAGGATGAACAAGAATTGGTCATGCTGGCCAAAGATTCTTTTCGAGATCATTTTGGACGCCATCGCTCCGACCCAAATCTTTCAAAAGAACAAGCCGTCAAGTTCTATATTGAATGGATGAGATCGAGCCTGCACGGATATGCAGATTATTATGTACTAGCAGAAATTGAAGGACGAATCGCCGGTTTGTCTATCTGGAAAAAAGCGACCGATGAAGAAAAAGGTATTCCAGTAAGGATCAGCCATTACAGCATCGGTGCAATTCACCCGGATTTTTACGGAAGGAAATTGTTCACTTTATTGACCTATGAAGGAATGAAATTATTTCAGGGACAAACCGATATCATCGAAGGGCCCACCATTTGTCACAATTATCCCGTTCAACGTGGATATATACGTTTAAATTGGCAAATTTATGATGCACGACATTCATTCCATAAATGGCTGGGTTAG
- the rffA gene encoding dTDP-4-amino-4,6-dideoxygalactose transaminase: MHIPFNRPYITGNEIRYMEDVLSSLSEGGHISGDGKYTNLVQAFFQSKFDARKALMTTSCTSALELATHLLDLIPGDEVIVPSFTFSSTVNPILLAGAKPVFADIQTDTLNIDPADIRKKITKKTRAIYLVHYGGVSCANDEIMEIAQEHDLKVVEDAAQGVNAKYKGKYLGTIGDFGCYSFHETKNYVCGEGGALLINSDDPKIIERAEIIREKGTNRSKFHRGEVDKYTWVDVGSSYLPSDLLSAFLYAQLEKLDDIQSMRMNVWNAYYYELKSFEDAGKIRLPIVPDYAEHNAHLFYVLFLDEQTRDRVMNQLKREGIHAVFHYIPLHSSPVGLGLGNRKEDLSVTEEMSGRLLRLPMYAGMREYEISPIITALIECIVNI; this comes from the coding sequence ATGCATATTCCGTTTAACCGTCCCTACATTACCGGAAACGAAATACGGTACATGGAAGATGTGCTTAGCTCACTGAGTGAAGGCGGGCATATCAGTGGCGATGGGAAATATACCAACCTAGTGCAGGCATTTTTCCAGTCAAAATTTGATGCACGAAAAGCGCTCATGACAACATCATGTACAAGTGCACTTGAACTGGCTACCCACCTTTTGGATCTCATACCCGGTGACGAGGTGATTGTTCCGTCCTTTACATTTTCTTCAACGGTGAATCCCATTTTGCTTGCAGGAGCAAAACCGGTGTTTGCGGATATTCAGACAGATACCCTGAACATTGATCCCGCAGATATCCGTAAGAAAATTACCAAAAAAACCCGTGCTATCTATTTGGTTCATTACGGGGGTGTTTCCTGCGCTAATGATGAGATTATGGAAATTGCCCAGGAACATGATCTCAAGGTGGTGGAAGATGCCGCTCAGGGAGTGAATGCAAAATACAAGGGAAAATACCTGGGGACGATCGGGGATTTCGGTTGTTATAGTTTCCACGAGACGAAAAACTATGTGTGCGGGGAGGGCGGAGCTCTTCTCATCAATTCTGATGATCCCAAGATTATCGAACGGGCGGAAATCATCCGGGAGAAAGGGACCAACCGGAGCAAGTTCCATCGCGGGGAAGTGGATAAATATACTTGGGTGGATGTCGGTTCGAGTTATCTGCCGAGCGATCTGTTATCTGCATTTCTCTATGCCCAGCTGGAGAAACTGGACGATATTCAGAGTATGCGAATGAATGTTTGGAATGCATATTATTATGAGCTGAAATCCTTTGAAGATGCAGGTAAGATCCGGTTACCGATTGTTCCGGATTATGCAGAACACAATGCTCACTTGTTCTATGTTCTCTTTCTGGATGAACAGACACGAGATCGTGTGATGAATCAGTTAAAGAGGGAGGGAATTCACGCGGTGTTTCATTATATCCCGTTACATTCATCACCGGTTGGGCTGGGGCTGGGGAACCGTAAAGAGGATCTGTCGGTGACGGAAGAGATGAGTGGGAGGTTGCTGAGGTTGCCGATGTATGCGGGAATGAGAGAATATGAAATCTCCCCGATTATTACTGCTTTAATTGAGTGTATTGTAAATATTTAA